A genomic region of Nyctibius grandis isolate bNycGra1 chromosome 34, bNycGra1.pri, whole genome shotgun sequence contains the following coding sequences:
- the LOC137675503 gene encoding scavenger receptor cysteine-rich type 1 protein M130-like, whose amino-acid sequence MTKYGFLEEPSSAVPGLSSLLTDPPLVFEGAVELRLVDGGRRCAGRVEVKHRGQWGTVCGDYWSMNDAAVVCKQLDCGSAVGAPQYRHFGAGSGPIWMDDVGCNGTESALSDCTHRGWGEHNCVHSGDAGVVCSGFVRLVEGKSRCSGRVEIHDGDRWETVCDSHFGPKAADVLCRELQCGVALPVSGGSRFGEGVGATWDGELQCVGNESVLASCPRGSPRDQPCTHMKSAVVTCTLFERTVELRLVDGGRRCAGRVEVKQQGQWGTVCGDYWDMNDAAVVCKQLDCGSAVGALLYGHFGRGSGPIWMDNVGCNGTESALSDCTHRGWGEHNCDHSRDAGVMCSGFVRLVEGKSHCSGRVEIHDGDQWKTVCDSHFGPKAADVLCRELQCGVALPVSGGSRFGEGVGATWDGELQCVGNESVLASCPRGSPRDQPCTLAISTVVTCTQYTGFRLVNGSTACVGRVEVQVLGTWGTLCASHWDLSDAHVLCHQLNCGFAESIPGGEHFGRETGPVWRDSFHCDGTEAHLGQCPVITLGVSPCPHGNNAAVICSGPAGSTSLRLVGGGSRCDGRVEIFQHGTWGRVLDDQWDVQEASVVCRQLRCGEAETAYNPPKPERGTGPVGLRGVRCAGHEANLTLCNTSLPESAPVAGVAEDVGVICWGSRRVQLVNGTGRCAGRVEIYYQGSWGTVCDDGWDLSDAAVVCHQLGCGGAVEVASSARFGAGSGQIWLDGVNCSGAEAALWDCPAGPWAQHDCGHKEDVGVICSEFVALRLENSSSCSGRLQVFYNGTWGSICSNSMTLDVVSLACKELGCGDRGSLETRLPYGRVSGPTWLDRVECGGRTSSFWQCGSAPWDPQSCDDLRDETHITCNGGRPEMPLAPLTPCPNSASCTDREKIRAVGGEDGCSGRVEVWHRGSWGTVCDDFWDIRDAEVACRQLGCGPAVSALHEAAFGMGTGPIWLEQVECRGTELSLQDCWARPGDSGACRHKEDAAVRCSAAPRTAASPPRADPTQGRVTSSGRVSLPVIICIILGTLLCLLLALLAGQILSARAGRRGSRRAQEPFPEAVYEEIGYSPAWEKQARFGRSGSHSEESLAQLQPYPGVSKEEDGLGLAPDVLVLPGGDPADGYDDAREVCDPGEDAVPGQGAWELLREPEEGAGPRDAPGGGSLRSQRSARIRGAEGDTLSLSPGSMGYDDAEEVSLEHHHEDTKAVTPELGAQQSLSPRPGEPIPAVPLGAAKREERSVQLGEPRAPGNRLP is encoded by the exons ATGACCAAATACGGCTTTTTGGAAGAACCATC ATCTGCAGTGCCGGGGCTCAGCTCCCTCCTGACGGATCCCCCATTGGTGTTCGAAGGGGCTGTGGAGCTGAGGCTGGTGGATGGCGGCAGGCGCTGTGCTGGGAGAGTGGAGGTGAAACACAGGGGCCAGTGGGGGACCGTGTGCGGTGACTACTGGAGCATGAACGATGCGGCAGTGGTTTGTAAGCAGCTGGACTGTGGTTCTGCTGTTGGAGCTCCTCAGTACAGACACTTTggggcaggatctggccccaTTTGGATGGATGATGTTGGCTGTAATGGCACCGAGTCTGCCCTGTCTGACTGCACACACAGAGGATGGGGTGAACATAACTGTGTTCACAGTGGAGACGCTGGAGTGGTGTGTTCAG gatttgTCCGGCTGGTGGAAGGGAAGAGCCGCTGCTCAGGACGTGTGGAGATCCATGATGGGGACCGGTGGGAAACTGTCTGTGACTCCCACTTTGGCCCCAAAGCAGCTGACGTGCTCTGCAGGGAGTTGCAGTGTGGTGTGGCCCTGCCTGTGTCTGGAGGATCTCGCTTTGGAGAAGGGGTTGGTGCTACCTGGGATGGAGAGCTGCAGTGTGTGGGGAATGAATCTGTCCTCGCCTCCTGCCCCAGGGGTTCCCCCAGGGACCAGCCCTGCACCCACATGAAGAGCGCTGTTGTCACCTGCACAC TGTTTGAAAGGACTGTGGAGCTGAGGCTGGTGGATGGTGGCAGGCGCTGTGCTGGGAGAGTGGAGGTGAAACAACAGGGCCAGTGGGGAACCGTGTGCGGTGACTACTGGGACATGAACGATGCGGCAGTGGTTTGTAAGCAGCTGGACTGTGGTTCTGCTGTTGGAGCTCTTCTGTACGGACACTTTGGGCGAGGATCTGGCCCCATTTGGATGGATAATGTTGGCTGTAATGGCACCGAGTCTGCCCTGTCTGACTGCACACACAGAGGATGGGGTGAACATAACTGTGATCACAGTCGGGACGCTGGAGTGATGTGTTCAG gaTTTGTCCGGCTGGTGGAAGGGAAGAGCCACTGCTCAGGACGTGTGGAGATCCATGATGGGGACCAGTGGAAAACTGTCTGTGACTCCCACTTTGGCCCCAAAGCAGCTGACGTGCTCTGCAGGGAGTTGCAGTGTGGTGTGGCCCTGCCTGTGTCTGGAGGATCTCGCTTTGGAGAAGGGGTTGGTGCTACCTGGGATGGAGAGCTGCAGTGTGTGGGGAATGAATCTGTCCTCgcctcctgccccagggggTCCCCCAGGGACCAGCCCTGCACCCTCGCGATCAGCACTGTTGTCACCTGCACAC AGTACACAGGGTTCAGGCTGGTGAACGGCAGCACGGCATGTGTGGGGAGGGTGGAGGTCCAGGTGCTGGGGACCTGGGGGACCCTCTGTGCCTCCCACTGGGATCTCTCTGATGCCCACGTTCTCTGTCATCAACTCAACTGTGGGTTTGCTGAGTCCATTCCTGGAGGAGAGCATTTTGGGAGAGAGACCGGCCCTGTCTGGAGAGACTCGTTCCACTGTGACGGGACTGAAGCCCACCTGGGACAGTGCCCAGTGATCACCCTGGGGGTCTCACCATGCCCCCATGGGAACAATGCTGCTGTCATTTGCTCAG gcCCAGCTGGCTCCACATCCCTGCGGCTGGTGGGTGGAGGGAGCCGGTGCGATGGACGAGTGGAGATCTTCCAGCACGGGACGTGGGGCAGAGTCCTGGATGACCAGTGGGACGTGCAGGAGGCCAGCGTGGTGTGCCGACAGCTGCGGTGTGGAGAGGCAGAGACAGCCTACAACCCCCCGAAGCCTGAGCGAGGGACGGGTCCCGTGGGGCTGCGAGGGGTCCGGTGCGCAGGGCACGaggccaacctgaccctctgCAACACCTCCCTGCCCGAGAGTGCACCGGTGGCAGGGGTTGCAGAGGACGTGGGTGTCATTTGCTGGG GCAGCCGGCGGGTCCAGCTGGTGAACGGGACCGGGCGCTGCGCCGGGAGAGTGGAGATCTACTACCAGGGCAGCTGGGGGACCGTCTGCGATGACGGCTGGGACCTGTCTGACGCTGCCGTCGTTTGCCACCAGCTGGGCTGCGGAGGGGCAGTGGAGGTGGCCAGCTCCGCTCGGTTCGGGGCAGGCTCTGGTCAGATCTGGCTGGACGGCGTGAACTGCTCCGGGGCCGAAGCTGCTCTCTGGGACTGCCCGGCCGGGCCCTGGGCGCAGCACGACTGCGGGCACAAAGAGGACGTGGGAGTCATCTGCTCAG AGTTCGTGGCCCTGAGgctggagaacagcagcagctgctccggGCGCCTGCAGGTTTTCTACAACGGGACGTGGGGGAGCATTTGCTCCAACTCGATGACCCTCGACGTGGTGTCGCTGGCATGCAAGGAGCTGGGCTGCGGGGACAGAGGATCCCTGGAAACACGCCTGCCCTATGGCAGGGTGTCTGGCCCCACCTGGCTGGATCGCGTGGAGTGTGGGGGGAGAACCAGCTCCTTCTGGCAATGTGGCTCCGCCCCCTGGGACCCGCAGTCATGCGATGACCTGCGAGACGAGACCCACATCACCTGCAATG GGGGACGCCCAGAAATGCCCCTGGCCCCATTGACCCCATGCCCCAACTCCGCGAGCTGCACAG ACAGGGAGAAGATTCGTGCTGTGGGAGGCGAGGACGGGTGCTCGGGCAGAGTGGAGGTCTGGCACCGCGGCTCCTGGGGGACGGTGTGCGATGACTTCTGGGACATACGGGACGCTGAGGTGGcgtgcaggcagctgggctgtggcCCTGCAGTGTCTGCCCTGCATGAGGCTGCATTTGGGATGGGGACGGGCCCCATctggctggagcaggtggaGTGCCGGGGGACAGAGCTGTCCCTGCAGGACTGCTGGGCCCGGCCTGGGGACAGCGGTGCCTGCCGGCATAAGGAGGACGCTGCCGTGCGCTGCTCGG ctgcaccCAGGACTGCAGCATCCCCACCTCGAGCAG ATCCCACCCAGGGTCGTGTGACCAGCAGTGGCAGAGTCTCGCTGCCCGTCATCATCTGCATCATCCTGGGGACccttctctgcctgctcctggccCTCCTGGCAGGACAAATACTAAGCGCCAGGGCTGGGCGCAGAG GCTCCAGGAGAGCTCAGGAGCCCTTCCCCGAGGCCGTGTACGAGGAGATCGGTTACAGCCCAGCGTGGGAGAAGCAGGCGAGGTTTGGTCGCTCAG GCTCCCATTCAGAGGAGTCCCtggcccagctgcagccctACCCTGGGGTCagcaaggaggaggatggtCTGGGATTGGCACCAG ATGTTCTTGTCCTGCCCGGAGGTGACCCAGCGGATGGCTATGATGATGCCAGGGAGGTTTGTGACCCAGGAGAGGATGCTGTCCCTGGACAGGGAGCTTGGGAATTGCTCAGGGAGccagaggagggagcagggcccAGGGATGCACCCGGAG ggggCAGCCTGCGCTCACAGAGAAGTGCCAGGATCCGTGGAGCTGAAGGAGACACCTTGTCCCTGTCCCCGGGGAGCATGGGCTATGATGATGCTGAAGAGGTGTCTCTGGAACATCACCATGAGGACACAAAGGCTGTGACACCGGAGCTCGGGGCACAACAGTCCCTGAGCCCCAGGCCAGGAGAGCCCATCCCTGCTGTGCCGTTGGGTGCTGCCAAGAGGGAGGAGAGGTCTGTGCAACTGGGAGAACCACGAGCACCAGGGAACCGTCTCCCTTGa